A segment of the Parasphingopyxis algicola genome:
TGCCCGAGCTTGTCACCTCGGTGATGGCGGCGCTGCGCCGCGAGGGCGAGATCGCGTTCGGCAATGTCGTCGGATCGAACATCTATAACGTCCTGGGAATCGGCGGCGTGACCGCGATCGCCGCCAATGGCGGCGTGCCGCCGTCCTTTGTAACGTTCGACCTGCCGCTCTTGGCGGCGATCGCGGTCGGGCTGATGGCACTGCTCTGGGTGAGCAGGCATATCGGCCGGATAACGGGCGGACTGATGGTTGCAGGCTATATCGGTTATATCGCCTGGCTGTTATTCGCCCACGCATGACGATTCTCGCGCGCCTCCAAAACATCATCGAATCGCCGCGCTTTACCGGCGCGATCATGACCGCCATCATCGTCAACGCGGCGGTGATCGGGCTCGAAACCGTGCCCAGCGTCAACGAGCCCTACGGCCCGATACTCTCGGCGCTCGACACGATCGCCATTGCGATTTTCGTCGCCGAGATCGCCGCCAAGCTGATCGTCTACCGCCACCGTTTCTTCACGAGCGGCTGGAATGTGTTCGATCTCGTCATCGTGGCCGCCGCGCTGATTCCCGCCAGTCGCGAATTTTCCGTATTGCGCGCGCTGCGTATCCTGCGCGTGCTACGCCTGATCTCGGTCGTTCCGAAAATGCGGCAAGTCGTGCAGGGCCTCCTGTCCGCCATTCCGGCCATGGGATCGGTCATCCTGCTGCTCGCCCTTATCTTCTACGTCTTCGCGACAATGGCGACGAAATTGTTCGGCGAACGGTTTCCCGAATGGTTCGGTTCGATCGGCGCGTCGCTCTATTCGCTGTTCCAGATCATGACGCTGGAAAGCTGGTCGATGGGGATCGTGCGCCC
Coding sequences within it:
- a CDS encoding ion transporter, which codes for MTILARLQNIIESPRFTGAIMTAIIVNAAVIGLETVPSVNEPYGPILSALDTIAIAIFVAEIAAKLIVYRHRFFTSGWNVFDLVIVAAALIPASREFSVLRALRILRVLRLISVVPKMRQVVQGLLSAIPAMGSVILLLALIFYVFATMATKLFGERFPEWFGSIGASLYSLFQIMTLESWSMGIVRPVMEQYPAAWIFFVPFILITSFVVLNLFIAIIVNAMHESQDEAETAERDAIMQEIKALHAKIDTMAGN